Proteins from a genomic interval of Desulfuromonas acetoxidans DSM 684:
- the hemC gene encoding hydroxymethylbilane synthase — MSTKIKIGTRRSKLALWQAYYVEQLLQDAGMDTEIVEIDTRGDQVLDVSIAKIGSKGVFTEELEDQLRSGDIDIAVHSAKDMQSELPEGFEIIAFTIREKVNDVVVSRDKSIRLGDTSRPLTIGSSSVRRRAILKAYYPHLNIIEMRGNLQTRIGKMDDGQCDAILLAYAGVNRMEYNDLIVETLPLEQFIPPVGQGSVAIESAINLDAKKRETIRKAVNHPDTEFRLLAERAFLKTLKGGCSIPAFCMAELEGDDQLKVTGGMISLDGQTLIKNVLTGARSDAEQLGDQMANLTLEQGGAQILAAIRAERGE, encoded by the coding sequence ATGAGTACGAAAATTAAAATCGGTACCCGACGCAGCAAACTGGCCCTTTGGCAAGCCTACTATGTAGAACAATTGCTTCAGGACGCCGGCATGGACACCGAGATCGTCGAAATCGACACCCGCGGAGACCAAGTGCTCGATGTCTCCATCGCCAAAATCGGCAGCAAAGGGGTGTTTACCGAAGAGCTTGAAGACCAACTGCGCAGTGGCGACATCGATATCGCCGTGCACAGCGCTAAAGATATGCAGTCGGAACTGCCTGAAGGTTTTGAAATCATCGCCTTTACCATCCGGGAAAAAGTTAACGATGTTGTCGTCAGCCGCGACAAGTCGATCCGTCTGGGCGACACCAGTCGCCCTCTGACCATCGGCTCCTCGTCTGTTCGCCGACGTGCTATCCTTAAAGCATACTACCCACATCTCAATATTATTGAAATGCGCGGCAACCTGCAGACCCGGATCGGAAAAATGGATGACGGCCAATGCGATGCCATTCTACTGGCCTATGCCGGCGTCAACCGTATGGAATACAATGATCTGATCGTCGAAACCCTGCCGTTGGAACAGTTTATTCCACCTGTCGGCCAGGGCAGTGTCGCCATTGAATCAGCCATAAATCTGGATGCAAAGAAGCGCGAAACCATCCGCAAAGCCGTCAACCATCCGGATACGGAATTCCGCCTGCTCGCTGAGCGCGCCTTCCTCAAAACGCTCAAAGGCGGTTGCAGTATCCCCGCCTTCTGCATGGCGGAACTTGAAGGAGACGATCAGCTTAAAGTCACCGGTGGCATGATCAGTCTTGACGGCCAAACCCTGATCAAAAATGTCCTGACCGGTGCCCGCAGTGATGCCGAGCAACTTGGGGACCAGATGGCAAACCTGACACTGGAACAAGGCGGCGCACA